Proteins encoded within one genomic window of Pseudalkalibacillus sp. SCS-8:
- a CDS encoding type II secretion system F family protein, whose translation MGIYAYQGRDRQGNKTKGQVNADSRIGAVTLLKERGIAATEVTEHQKTMLNKEITINKGMKPRELVVFLRQFSALLEAGISVVKAVEILEEQTDYKQLKQALDSMKDLVQEGESLSLAMERHPNVFPPLVVHLTRVGEVSGNLDSAMIRLADYFEKRYEMRQKVISALTYPVLLGVVSIAVLNILLYMVVPQFTSMYASSEQELPQLTKWVIAISNFSVSYWWVMVTIILMVLIALYFLRKKEPGKYYIDYAILKVPLLGSILQKTLLIEFSRTLSSLFTSSVPILQSMTITRNVLGNAVFKKVIDESLQAVEQGNSMTAPMRGEWPFPPLVVHMILIGEQTGNLDVMLNKIAQFYEAEVEHTTDRLQTLLEPILILFLSIVVGVIVLSVVLPMFGLYENINL comes from the coding sequence ATGGGAATCTACGCTTATCAAGGTCGAGACCGGCAAGGAAACAAGACAAAAGGACAAGTGAATGCAGACTCACGTATAGGTGCAGTGACCCTTCTGAAGGAGCGGGGGATTGCGGCTACAGAGGTGACAGAGCATCAAAAAACGATGCTGAACAAAGAAATTACCATCAATAAAGGGATGAAACCACGTGAGCTGGTCGTCTTCTTAAGACAATTTTCAGCGTTGTTGGAAGCAGGCATTTCAGTCGTCAAAGCGGTCGAAATCCTTGAAGAGCAGACGGATTATAAGCAGCTGAAACAGGCGCTGGATTCAATGAAGGATCTGGTGCAAGAAGGGGAATCCTTATCGCTTGCGATGGAAAGGCATCCGAATGTATTCCCTCCCCTTGTCGTCCATTTGACTAGAGTTGGTGAAGTGAGTGGTAACTTGGACTCTGCGATGATCCGCCTGGCAGATTACTTCGAGAAAAGGTACGAAATGCGACAGAAAGTGATATCCGCCCTCACTTATCCCGTTTTATTAGGGGTGGTGTCGATTGCGGTGTTGAACATCCTCCTTTACATGGTGGTACCGCAATTCACATCCATGTACGCCAGCTCTGAACAAGAACTCCCACAGCTGACAAAATGGGTCATTGCCATCAGTAATTTTAGCGTTAGCTACTGGTGGGTCATGGTTACTATCATTTTAATGGTACTAATAGCATTGTATTTTTTGAGAAAAAAAGAACCTGGTAAATATTACATAGATTATGCTATACTGAAGGTGCCATTATTAGGCTCAATTTTACAAAAAACGCTATTAATTGAATTTTCTAGAACGCTCAGCTCGTTATTTACCAGCTCAGTCCCTATCTTGCAATCTATGACGATTACACGAAACGTTCTCGGAAATGCAGTATTCAAAAAAGTCATCGATGAAAGCCTCCAAGCCGTTGAACAAGGGAATTCAATGACAGCGCCGATGAGGGGTGAATGGCCTTTTCCACCATTAGTGGTACATATGATTTTGATTGGTGAACAGACGGGAAACCTTGATGTGATGCTGAACAAGATCGCCCAATTCTATGAAGCAGAAGTGGAGCATACGACGGATCGTCTCCAGACCCTGCTAGAACCAATCCTGATTCTATTCCTTTCCATTGTCGTCGGTGTAATCGTATTGTCAGTCGTGTTACCTATGTTTGGGTTGTATGAAAATATTAATTTATAA
- a CDS encoding type IV pilus twitching motility protein PilT, which yields MNYDLEQIHQLLILAHDMKASDVHLSCGLAPIFRVHGELIPREMEKLMPKDTEFIARQMMNEEEWEEFIHAGELDFSYGIKGVSRFRINAFHQRSSISLAIRIIPNVIPSIDDLGLPPNMKEIMGKSQGLVLVTGPTGSGKSTTLASMIDYVNQNQNRNIITLEDPIEYLHRHNQSIILQREIGLDTKGFPSGLRAALRQDPDIILVGEMRDLETVSTAITAAETGHLVLGTLHTTDAASTIDRIIDVFPANQQSQIRVQLASVLVSVLSQRLVQNINKDGRTLITELLINNPGISNLIRNEKIYQIKSLMQTSRAQGMYTLEMSIEEKLKLGAISRESVRPFLKEMMV from the coding sequence ATGAATTATGACTTGGAACAGATTCACCAGCTACTGATCTTGGCTCATGATATGAAGGCATCTGATGTCCATTTGTCCTGCGGACTTGCTCCGATCTTTCGGGTGCATGGCGAGTTGATTCCGAGAGAGATGGAGAAATTGATGCCGAAGGACACTGAGTTTATCGCTCGACAAATGATGAATGAAGAGGAATGGGAAGAATTCATCCATGCAGGAGAATTGGATTTCTCCTATGGCATCAAAGGTGTTTCAAGATTCCGGATCAACGCCTTCCATCAACGGTCAAGTATTAGTCTCGCAATCCGGATCATCCCGAATGTCATTCCATCAATTGATGATCTGGGTTTACCGCCTAACATGAAAGAAATCATGGGTAAATCACAAGGGCTCGTTCTCGTCACTGGACCGACAGGAAGCGGTAAATCGACGACCCTCGCTTCAATGATTGATTATGTGAATCAGAATCAGAACCGTAATATCATTACGTTGGAGGACCCGATTGAGTACTTGCATCGCCATAACCAGTCGATCATCCTGCAACGAGAAATCGGACTGGATACGAAAGGATTCCCTTCAGGTCTCAGAGCTGCCCTTCGTCAGGATCCCGATATCATTTTGGTCGGGGAGATGAGAGATCTGGAAACCGTTTCGACAGCGATTACTGCAGCCGAGACAGGCCATCTCGTGTTAGGAACGCTCCATACGACGGATGCCGCTTCGACGATCGATCGGATCATCGATGTGTTCCCAGCTAATCAGCAGTCCCAAATCCGTGTACAGCTCGCATCCGTCCTTGTATCTGTTTTATCGCAACGATTGGTCCAAAATATCAACAAAGATGGTCGGACGCTTATTACAGAACTGTTGATCAACAATCCGGGGATTTCCAACTTGATTCGAAACGAGAAAATTTATCAAATCAAGAGCTTGATGCAGACGAGCAGAGCTCAAGGTATGTATACGTTGGAAATGTCGATTGAAGAAAAACTCAAGCTCGGTGCAATATCACGAGAATCGGTCAGACCGTTTCTAAAAGAGATGATGGTGTAA
- a CDS encoding prepilin-type N-terminal cleavage/methylation domain-containing protein has protein sequence MKKLMNLNEKGISLIEVLVTVMILGIVFTLLFQTTDYVTTATNLHDDQKKAVELAEQELNSVLLQLKEGQSPPSTYMKDGYIITVSQSNAPQSPPNLDRHVSLSGVHTNQKNLITITVTVSWGN, from the coding sequence TTGAAAAAATTGATGAATCTGAACGAAAAAGGGATATCATTAATTGAAGTGTTAGTCACTGTTATGATTCTTGGTATTGTTTTTACGCTTTTATTCCAGACGACAGACTATGTCACAACAGCTACGAACCTTCATGATGATCAGAAAAAAGCTGTTGAGCTAGCCGAGCAAGAGCTCAACTCAGTCCTTCTTCAGCTTAAGGAAGGGCAATCACCTCCATCTACATACATGAAAGATGGCTATATCATAACAGTCAGTCAATCAAATGCGCCTCAATCACCACCCAACCTTGACCGCCATGTCTCTTTATCAGGTGTTCATACGAATCAAAAAAACTTGATCACGATCACAGTGACTGTGTCCTGGGGGAACTGA
- a CDS encoding GspE/PulE family protein: MKLRLGDLLVSKNLITQDQLDEALAEKSKEQKLGDALVDRGYITERKLIEVLEFQLGIPHVRLANITIDTSLTTLVPKELARRNIYIPINKRNDQLTVAMADPMDYHSIEDLRLSTGFQIMPVIAGKSEIIQAINKYYGGLEKLKQPLEKDGKRDEVDASAVKVVDQILSDAVESLASDIHIDPQEQQLLVRFRIDGVLRNEQSLPKSTQAAVTSRIKVMADLDITEFRIPQDGRIKLTINKSKIDLRISILPTMFGEKVVIRILDLSKTNLKMSNLHFTERNAETFKSLLDKPNGLILLTGPTGSGKTSTLYTGLNRLNREEVNIITIEDPVEYQLQGINQIQVNNSVGLTFAKGLRSILRQDPNIIMVGEIRDPETAEIAIQSSLTGHLVLSTLHTNDAVSAITRLIDMGIEPYLIASSVTGVVGQRLVRRICKDCMEDYEPTEKERQLFYSRSMSVERLYRGAGCETCRNTGFKRRIPIHEVIKLDEVIRERIMRKSSNDLIKKHLQENDVRWLIDDGLHKAKQGLTTVDEVMRVSLVD; this comes from the coding sequence ATGAAACTACGTCTTGGGGATCTTCTTGTCAGTAAAAACCTGATTACCCAGGATCAACTTGATGAAGCATTGGCAGAGAAATCAAAGGAACAGAAGCTCGGAGATGCACTGGTCGACAGAGGCTATATTACGGAACGAAAACTCATTGAAGTGCTTGAATTCCAGCTGGGGATTCCTCACGTCCGCCTTGCCAATATCACGATTGATACGAGTCTCACTACTCTCGTCCCGAAAGAATTAGCGCGACGTAACATTTACATACCAATCAATAAACGGAATGACCAGTTGACGGTCGCGATGGCAGACCCGATGGACTATCATTCTATCGAAGATTTACGATTGTCGACCGGATTCCAGATCATGCCGGTTATTGCAGGGAAATCGGAAATCATTCAGGCGATCAATAAATATTACGGAGGCTTAGAGAAGCTTAAACAGCCACTTGAAAAGGATGGGAAGCGTGATGAGGTGGATGCCTCAGCGGTCAAGGTCGTGGACCAGATCCTCTCGGATGCTGTTGAAAGCCTTGCAAGTGATATCCATATCGATCCCCAGGAGCAACAGCTATTGGTCCGATTCCGGATCGATGGTGTACTTCGGAATGAGCAATCCTTACCCAAATCAACGCAAGCAGCTGTCACTTCAAGAATAAAAGTCATGGCGGATCTTGATATCACGGAATTCAGGATACCTCAGGATGGAAGGATCAAGCTGACGATCAACAAAAGCAAAATCGACCTTCGTATTTCCATCCTCCCGACGATGTTCGGAGAGAAGGTCGTCATCCGGATTCTCGATCTATCCAAAACGAATTTGAAGATGTCTAATCTTCATTTCACTGAAAGGAATGCTGAAACATTCAAATCCCTTCTTGATAAACCGAATGGGTTGATTCTTCTGACAGGACCGACAGGATCAGGAAAGACCTCGACGTTGTACACCGGGTTGAATCGCTTGAACCGAGAAGAAGTGAACATCATTACAATCGAGGATCCAGTTGAATATCAGCTCCAAGGAATCAATCAAATACAAGTGAACAATTCAGTCGGACTGACATTCGCGAAAGGGTTACGATCGATTCTCCGACAAGATCCGAATATCATCATGGTCGGGGAAATCCGAGATCCAGAAACAGCTGAAATCGCGATTCAATCTTCACTAACCGGACACCTTGTGTTATCAACCTTACATACGAATGATGCTGTCAGCGCCATTACCCGGTTGATTGATATGGGAATTGAACCGTATTTGATTGCCTCATCCGTGACAGGTGTCGTGGGGCAAAGGCTGGTACGTAGGATTTGTAAGGATTGTATGGAAGACTATGAACCTACTGAAAAAGAGAGGCAATTGTTCTATTCAAGAAGCATGTCGGTCGAACGACTTTACCGTGGTGCAGGGTGTGAAACGTGTCGCAATACTGGTTTCAAACGGCGTATTCCGATTCATGAGGTCATCAAGCTGGATGAGGTCATCCGTGAACGAATCATGCGGAAAAGCTCAAATGATCTGATCAAGAAGCATTTACAGGAAAACGATGTTCGTTGGCTGATTGACGATGGGCTTCATAAAGCGAAACAAGGGTTGACGACCGTTGATGAGGTTATGCGTGTATCTTTAGTCGATTAG
- a CDS encoding sensor domain-containing diguanylate cyclase, with amino-acid sequence MNKRAKMWLALLCLVAWAIVLGAFFTYSIPSLHGYWFDITGMLLLMVVVALYPIQIKGTNISVIQGISLAIFLHFGLLVELVLVQITIVVSIIRLKYPLYRLGTSSLMFMVVSVGSALVYYLLGGKIGGLGMNEYPAILPVIGYSLTALFINHLILHFLRIKLYKETSSLFDKDFLLEFLMESFVLPVGITFFILYSQLGTSAILFVGVPFVVISLILRMFHSSQKINHLLKFTSKIGQELTESLKVDEILDIYLARITKMLKVDYAYILDIVDDNQLKVIRKYESQKAECTHFTHLFKGEGISGKVWESGHSLRFEGRHQWRKYSKGILPVTAQSVVSVPMIRNHEVVGAITLASNQKRAFEKAHVMILEILSNYLAVAVDNAKNYEATKYRSERCHLTNLYNYRYFEDRLSEMYHQYDYDQKPFSLILLDIDFFKRVNDTYGHQAGNIVLCQVADRLVKMIGNNGTVARYGGEEFVILLPDLNHEACLELAEAIREDISLNPFTIQNDLGDFRNRSINITVSIGVATAPRQGEDPLTLIRNADRAMYTGAKQQGRNKVASYIS; translated from the coding sequence ATGAACAAAAGGGCAAAGATGTGGCTTGCGCTGCTTTGCTTAGTCGCTTGGGCGATTGTACTAGGCGCATTTTTCACGTATTCGATCCCGTCTCTTCATGGATATTGGTTCGATATCACAGGGATGCTGCTCCTGATGGTCGTCGTGGCTTTATATCCTATCCAAATCAAGGGTACGAACATCTCTGTCATCCAAGGGATTTCACTAGCCATATTCTTGCATTTCGGTCTGCTAGTCGAACTTGTTCTTGTTCAGATCACGATTGTCGTATCCATTATTCGTTTGAAATACCCACTTTATCGACTTGGGACAAGCTCATTGATGTTCATGGTCGTTTCCGTCGGATCAGCGTTGGTGTACTATTTGCTTGGTGGAAAGATCGGCGGGCTCGGAATGAACGAATATCCTGCTATTCTCCCAGTCATCGGTTATTCACTGACAGCACTCTTCATCAATCATCTCATCTTACATTTTTTAAGAATAAAATTATATAAAGAAACCAGTTCTTTGTTTGATAAGGACTTCCTTTTGGAATTCTTGATGGAATCCTTCGTATTACCTGTCGGGATTACCTTTTTCATTTTATATTCACAATTAGGTACATCTGCCATCCTCTTCGTCGGTGTCCCATTCGTCGTTATTTCGCTTATTTTGAGAATGTTCCATTCAAGTCAGAAAATCAACCACCTTCTCAAGTTCACAAGTAAAATTGGACAAGAATTGACTGAGAGTCTCAAGGTGGACGAAATACTCGACATTTATCTCGCTCGAATTACAAAAATGTTGAAAGTCGATTACGCATACATATTGGATATCGTCGATGATAACCAGCTTAAGGTCATTCGAAAGTATGAATCACAAAAGGCCGAATGCACGCATTTCACCCACTTGTTTAAAGGGGAAGGGATCAGCGGCAAAGTATGGGAAAGCGGCCATAGTCTCAGGTTTGAGGGAAGGCATCAGTGGCGGAAGTATTCGAAAGGGATACTTCCTGTAACAGCTCAATCTGTCGTCTCCGTTCCGATGATTCGCAACCATGAAGTGGTAGGGGCGATCACGCTTGCATCCAATCAAAAACGAGCATTCGAAAAAGCGCATGTGATGATCTTGGAAATTTTATCGAATTATCTTGCAGTTGCCGTGGATAACGCGAAAAATTATGAAGCGACCAAGTATCGAAGTGAGAGATGCCATCTTACGAATCTTTACAATTACCGATATTTCGAGGATCGACTTTCAGAAATGTATCACCAATATGATTACGACCAGAAGCCTTTTTCACTGATCCTACTGGATATCGATTTTTTTAAGAGAGTCAATGATACATATGGTCACCAAGCAGGAAATATTGTACTGTGTCAGGTTGCGGATCGGCTCGTCAAGATGATCGGCAATAACGGGACGGTGGCACGCTATGGGGGAGAAGAATTCGTCATCCTTCTTCCAGATTTGAATCATGAAGCGTGTTTGGAGCTAGCTGAAGCAATCCGGGAGGATATTTCGCTCAATCCTTTCACAATCCAGAATGATCTTGGCGATTTCCGTAACAGGAGCATCAACATTACTGTCAGTATCGGAGTGGCTACAGCGCCTAGACAAGGTGAAGATCCGTTGACGTTGATCCGGAATGCAGACAGAGCCATGTATACTGGTGCCAAACAGCAAGGAAGGAATAAAGTGGCCAGTTATATCAGTTAG
- a CDS encoding prepilin-type N-terminal cleavage/methylation domain-containing protein: protein MNNERGMTLIELLAALTIFSLIVGVVYSLLTFAQASWTHTEGVTKAETGVQELQTVLTRELASPVNLKVLNNGLQFESQDGFYYILSLQGKQLSLYKNEVSYATSPLYQQFSLPIDGVSVMDKNKNTLPSGSALSEKFGYLRIYYTKEGLKSKQAFTEFTLNLYDP, encoded by the coding sequence ATGAACAATGAACGTGGAATGACCTTGATTGAACTATTAGCTGCGCTCACCATCTTTTCGTTGATTGTCGGAGTCGTATATAGTCTTTTAACATTTGCTCAAGCATCATGGACGCATACTGAAGGGGTTACGAAGGCAGAGACAGGTGTGCAGGAGCTCCAGACTGTCCTCACCCGTGAACTTGCTTCTCCTGTTAATTTGAAGGTTTTGAACAATGGCCTTCAGTTCGAGAGTCAGGATGGGTTTTATTACATATTGAGTCTGCAAGGAAAGCAACTGTCCTTGTATAAAAATGAGGTGTCCTACGCGACGAGTCCCCTTTATCAACAATTCTCACTTCCAATTGACGGTGTATCCGTAATGGACAAAAATAAAAACACACTTCCATCGGGAAGTGCGCTGAGTGAAAAATTCGGTTACCTACGTATTTATTACACGAAGGAAGGATTAAAATCCAAACAAGCTTTTACGGAGTTCACCTTGAACTTGTACGACCCTTAA
- a CDS encoding folylpolyglutamate synthase/dihydrofolate synthase family protein — MMKTYEETMHWIHELLAFGMKPGLIRMEMMLDELGHPERKRDAIHIAGTNGKGSTLTYLRCMLEEAGYKVGTFTSPYIEQFNERISINGSPIDDDDLVRVANKVRPVVEKVAASQYGTPTEFEVITVIAFEYFANFEKPDLVILETGLGGRFDSTNVIQPILTGITNIGYDHTAILGDTLPEIAIEKSGIMKQGIPMVTGVEQAEALTVVEEQAEKKNVLLYKLGEDYQILQHQSLRDGERFSLRTPNTVYDEVTIGMSGLHQVKNAAMAITMLENLMEHHPYKVTESQMYQGLMKATWPGRFEKVSERPLIILDGAHNQEGVQSLNQTLISHYPNHTKRLIFSAMKDKPIDKMLSVLYDSVDHITFTSFDFPRASSARSLYDHSRFPEKDVIEDYREAIRIERNLMGENDILIITGSLYFISAVREYLKNENCETF, encoded by the coding sequence ATGATGAAAACATATGAAGAAACAATGCATTGGATACATGAGTTGTTAGCATTCGGAATGAAGCCAGGGCTTATCAGGATGGAAATGATGCTGGACGAGCTCGGTCATCCAGAAAGAAAACGAGATGCCATCCACATAGCCGGGACGAACGGTAAAGGGTCAACCCTGACCTATTTACGGTGCATGTTGGAGGAAGCGGGCTATAAGGTAGGGACGTTCACATCGCCTTACATCGAGCAATTCAATGAACGTATTTCCATAAATGGCTCACCGATCGATGATGACGATCTCGTCCGTGTCGCAAATAAGGTAAGGCCCGTTGTCGAAAAGGTTGCAGCCTCTCAATATGGGACGCCAACGGAATTTGAAGTCATTACGGTCATCGCTTTTGAGTATTTTGCAAATTTTGAAAAGCCCGATCTTGTTATTCTTGAAACGGGTCTAGGGGGTCGGTTTGATTCCACGAATGTCATACAACCTATATTGACAGGGATTACAAATATCGGATATGACCATACCGCTATATTGGGAGATACATTGCCAGAAATCGCTATTGAAAAGAGCGGCATCATGAAACAAGGGATCCCGATGGTGACAGGTGTTGAACAAGCGGAAGCGTTGACGGTTGTGGAAGAACAGGCCGAAAAAAAAAATGTTTTGCTTTATAAGCTCGGTGAAGACTATCAGATCCTTCAGCATCAAAGCTTGAGGGATGGTGAACGCTTTTCTCTCCGTACACCGAACACCGTCTATGATGAAGTAACGATTGGGATGAGCGGTTTACATCAGGTTAAGAATGCCGCCATGGCGATTACGATGCTGGAGAACCTGATGGAACATCATCCATATAAGGTTACTGAATCTCAAATGTATCAAGGTCTGATGAAGGCGACATGGCCTGGACGATTTGAAAAAGTGAGCGAACGACCTTTGATCATACTAGATGGTGCACACAATCAAGAAGGCGTACAAAGCCTCAATCAAACGCTCATATCTCATTACCCGAATCATACTAAACGCCTTATTTTCAGTGCTATGAAAGACAAACCAATCGACAAAATGTTATCTGTGCTATATGACTCAGTCGATCATATTACCTTTACCTCATTCGATTTCCCAAGAGCAAGCTCCGCTCGTTCGTTGTATGATCATTCCCGGTTTCCGGAAAAGGATGTCATTGAAGATTACAGGGAAGCAATTCGAATCGAACGGAACCTTATGGGCGAGAACGACATTCTGATCATAACAGGTTCCTTATATTTCATCTCTGCGGTCCGTGAATATTTGAAAAACGAAAATTGCGAAACTTTTTAA
- a CDS encoding type II secretion system protein, with protein sequence MVEVLSERKSVLKSQKGFTLVELLATIVILGIIAAIAVPSIGALMSNTKENAHEANIEQIEEAARLYVMAEDISSDDTVKVSKLVSDGYLEEMPEDPKTGSPYTGGSVEISFDANGKASYTGTLTSN encoded by the coding sequence ATGGTAGAGGTTTTGTCAGAAAGAAAGAGCGTGTTGAAATCACAAAAAGGGTTCACCCTTGTCGAGCTGCTTGCAACAATCGTCATCCTTGGGATCATTGCAGCGATTGCGGTGCCATCCATCGGCGCGTTGATGTCGAATACTAAAGAGAATGCTCATGAAGCGAATATCGAGCAAATTGAAGAAGCTGCGAGACTATATGTTATGGCTGAAGATATCTCTTCCGACGACACAGTTAAAGTAAGCAAATTGGTATCAGATGGTTACTTAGAAGAAATGCCAGAAGATCCGAAAACCGGAAGTCCATATACAGGAGGATCTGTAGAAATAAGTTTTGATGCAAATGGTAAAGCCTCCTATACCGGAACTCTTACATCTAATTAG